The Glycine soja cultivar W05 chromosome 19, ASM419377v2, whole genome shotgun sequence genomic sequence aatatggatAAAAAATTAGTTGTATGCAACCAATTATATAGCAAGTTATAtctaaaaacaatttatttgaaataaaaatttctataaaactagatataattttataactataactattttttaaatataaataagttatttgaaataCCCATAACTATAAAATTGGTTATAATTTTATACCTACttttatataactagttatagttatttttttaaaattacattttttgaaCATCCCTAGTTTTTTGTAGTATATTTGAATAAGTTCTTGTCCTCATACACAACGGATGGATAAGATCTTGTTGAgatacacaacaaaaatatcatattttcattGTGTATCACGAAAAGACTTTGTCGATATATGTAACGAAAATACATTTCTATGGTATATCTCAACTAATCTTTCCATTGTATATCCCCACAAATTACCACCAATTATGTAGATCAATTGATAGGAGATTGTTTTAGTTTAACTAGATATTTCAGGTTCGAGTCTTGAGTacgcaattgtgttaaatatttgaaggaaaaatttTGTCATCCATAATAGTTCTACTTGACTCAAACATGATTGTGCCAAAGTCAATATTCAACAATGACTCAACATGtatataacaacaaaaaatgaaatataataattaaatatttatttttcatctccAATCTTCACATTGGTATTCATTGGAGGACTTCCTCCTTCCATCCTTGTCCAAAGCTAAATGAGGCATCATAATCCTACTGCCAAAGCTTGAaatcacaaacaaacaaaaaattgaacaaatgcAAATTAGAGTTAacctattaattaattgaagtgTATAAAAATACTTGGTACATATTCAATTCAACCATTGATAACTAAGTAAATagtgataaaaataatataaatacaaaagttTAACACTGAATGTCGTTTGATTCtacctctccctctctctcgcCTACATAAACTTGGAAATATAACATTGATTAAGAGCCGGATTTGCcagaaataatattaataatttttttattttattttagatgaaCTAATAATGCCTTTAAGTACTATCCCATGTCTTATTGTAATACGAAAATGGGGTACATACTGCCAAAACCAAACACAGAAAAAGGGAAAGtaaagagaaaagggaaagaagatGAAGAGGAACAGGTTCAAAGTGCAAGCTAACCGTGATTTTTTGTGTCCACTTGTAAAAACTGGTTACTTTCCCACCCACTCCATCAACATTCCACACTCACCTAATACACAAGAcaaaaaaaggtggaaaaagacaaaaaaaaaaaccaagatgTACAACTATGTTCTTAACTTCTTATAAATGAAATTCCCAGGCTCATCAGAACAAATAAACTTGTGTTTCTATGCCAAAATCAGCTCACTCTTTCTTGTGCTACAATTCTACTTTACATGGCATATTTTTTTGCATAAACTTTCTTGCTATATTTGATGATAGGTCCTGGCAAGAATTTGCTTTACACAATCATTGAATAGAGAGagatttgcattttttttcaatgttatTTAGCATACAATATATAGCATTATGAATCCATGTTTAGAAAATTTGTaagttctttttcattttcaacattAATGTTGACAATGATTTGAGATTATGGGTATCTCCTACAGGAAGACAATTATGCTCGAGTCTAAGTGAAACAACTAAAGACGCTTTGACAACAAAACTCTCTTTCTGAGTTTtattagagttttttttattattataataggcATATTACAAAACTCAAAATCGAGATCACTGGTTAAACTGGAATACCTCATGCTGCCAATTGATCTACATGTTTGGTGCTAAAAGTGTTGACAATGACAGTTATTATAACAGTGGTGTTAATATTTGTTGGATTTGTGTTCCTGGTCCTACTTCATGTTTGTTTTTCCGAGAGAGCTAGGAGAGGATCAATGGTTGAGAGGAGAGCAAATGGGGGAAGAAGCATGTCTATAGATGACTTGGAGAAGCTTCCATGTTATGATTATGTTGACAATTCCAAAGGCAACAACACAAGCAGCCCTGTGGATTGTGCAGTTTGCTTGGAGAACCTAATCACAGGAGATAAGTGCAGATTCTTACCTGTGTGCAAGCATAGTTTTCATGCCCAATGTGTGGACGCATGGCTTCTAAAGACACCCATTTGTCCAACTTGCAGGTGTAATGCTCATTCTCATAGTGGAAACCAAGTTGTAGGTAACAACAATGACTACTCTGTTGCACCAAATAGTGGGTCTAGGGAGAGCCAAAGTCAGCAACATGACAATATGGTTTTGGTGCAGTTGAGAGAAAGCCAAGAAAATGTTCCATCCAGAAATGTTGACAGAGAAAATCCAACATTAGGAAGTCACAACTTGGTCAGAGAGGAGTAGAATCAAGAGAGCACCTAGTAGATTCAATTGGAAATCAGATATCAGCTACCACTTTGCTTCAAGCTGCAGAAATTTGCAGCTTTGTGAGAGGTCAAAATGAGTATTGTTGAGATATTTGAAGAATGATGAACGATGAGTCTTCTAGTGTTATCATAGTTATATATTATGCTGTTTTGCTCCAtttggttgttttttttttcgttctctttttaatctttcaagCACAAGCATCTCGTTGATTGCACGGTAGATTATTGAATTGTTAACTGAAGTAAAACTTCCTTGATCtctggtaaaaataattttggttCCTACTCATTAAATGTTAGGGTTATTCAtagacattttattttattaactgtTGTTTTCATCTTAATAATTAAAACATCCAATATTCACCAAGTCTGAATGCTAATTTTGATCAGATAATAGCACCAACAATATTGATAATATCCAAGTTTTGTCTAACTATTTTGGGTTAAACCTTTTCCTCTACCAacagttatttttaaattaaataaattttaaaattaatactttCAACTAAATGATTTCAAAATGAACTTAACACAACTATAAAATCACTGTCTTGTGACTTGAAATCACTactagtaaaaaatatataattgtagaTAAATCAAACATGAAATAACTTTCATCAATGCATTGAAAAGCACAATAACAAAATTAGATAATCTAATTGTAGATCATTTGAGCGAGCATGCACATGTGCCTTTCAGGCTTGGCCCTTGAAAGATTGTGAACTTACATTCCGGATTCACCAATCTAGAAGCCAAAAGTTTTACAAAGGTGTAACCAATCCCGAATGCATATTGACACACGATTCAGGACCTTCTCCCTTTATCCCCATTCTTTCCTCTCCACCCAAAGATGAAACACCATCTTGATAAAACCCCTAATGAGGATCAAATTTCAGCatcattaatttgaattttttttaaaaaaattaagaaaagggaaaaaaatggaTCAAGGTAAGGAAATGAAATAATAGTGTCTCAATTCGGATGAATTAATGAGTTAAGGTAGATTCGCCACATGCAATGGAATTCTTTGATAAGAATCAAAGGGTTCCAAGAAAGAACCAAAGAGAAACACTCTCAATTGGCAGCAAGCTAAATATTCATTAATCAAAAGAACCAAATTTATGATCTTCAAGTCCCCTCTATCATTCTTCTCCACAAGTGAAATCATCTTCATATTAATATCCTCTTGTAGGTTCCTCAACCTTGATCTAGTAACAACTCCTCCCAAGCTAAGATTCTCACCCTTTTGTAGTCCTGCATCACATCTACTGTTCTTTTTTGAGAGTCTGGGATTGTTGAGCATCCCCTGTAGACTGATTGATGCTAGCTTTGGCCTCAGCAAGAAATTTAGGATCAGGCTCGTGTTTATCCGCCGCAGGTTCTCTCATTGCCAAATATATGTAAAATGCTATCACCACATTGACAGATATGACAGCAAGAAATCCGCTCACTAGTGTCATAGAGTATGGGGACAAATTGGATGTTCCTGTTACAAAAAACGAAACACAGTAAGGTGGTAGTTTTGCAACTTCCATTCCATTTTTTGTATGGGGCCTAATTTCCAATTAGCTGGGAAAAGTTAATGAAATGAAAAGGAATTTAATCATAAGTTAGGACACACTGATACATTGTCATTCAATCATGTACTAACATATGGTAAGATtgttaaattttacaataattacttTCAAAACCATATCTTGGCTATTGTCTAATTGGTaaacaatgtaaaaatatttatactggCAGTGTATGAAATTAAACTCGATAAAAACTGATAATATCCATTCTCAGCAGGCATCGAGGAAGAACCACTCCATAAATAACTAAGGTTAAATCAACATATGACAGCCTTAGTATGGGAACATTTATTAGATGCCAGTCTTGTAAGACAAGAGAACACTGATTAAAAGAGTAAGAAAATTGCTTAAAGAATTAAGCGGATTTGGTCAGAATTTTGAAGAACTGACTTAAAGCTCTGACAAACTGCTGTTTTCATACGTGCTTAAGTACCATAAATTCTTCTTCAGTACCTCAATGCTTGAGTTTAAGCAATTATGGCATATCCAAGTAACAAATCATTGCTCTCTCtcacatgaaaattaaaaaattgaaactgaTCTCCCCAACTAGTTTTACAGATTAtaaacaattcaaacaacaatttcTAGTTCTAATGAATGGGGTGTGAATGGCATACTTGGTTTAACTAAATACCAGAGATAATGATGCATGGAAATGGATTGGTTGTTTCTTGTATGATCCTCTCTCCTCAGTCTATAAGcaggaaagaagagaaagagacaaaaaaagaaaaaaagagtatCACCATTTAAAAACCATTTCCAAATTGCACAAAATGCTAAAAACTAACTCCAATGTGCAAGTCAACTACCAGTTATCACAGTTTACTTTTTCCGACCACAGATAAGGATTCGGATGATACGGGTTTCTCCATTGTAATAATTGTATTACAAACTTTAGCAAAATAAACTCCATCAGAAGCAGAAAATTACCTTCTTGTACAACAGTATATACTATACCATATGGGATATGGGCAAAGCTACCAATTTCTTTGGAGGCTTTGTATATAGGTATATAGATCAAATTTTCTAGATGATTTGAAAAGACAAATTCTATGTCAGGCATTGTATGAGAAGCACAAGCACTAACATTTCCTCCAAGATCATCAATTGTCAAGACCAAGGGCTTGCTTGattctctttttcactttaacaacttttactttttactttacTTTGTACCCCATTGCcgagaggctcttcgctatgcgaaggtatgggggagggatactgtacgcagccttacccttgcatatgcaaggaggctgtttccggattcgaacccatcaccaacaagtcaccaaggcacaactttaccgctgcactaGGGCTCGCCCTCTTTCACTTTAACAACTATTTCCTAAAATAATTTGACGCCACTCAGAACTCAATTTCTTATCcaaattctattaatttttgaaaattgtttctaAAACAAGACAAAACAACATCTGGGAGgtgttttctctttctcttctattttaaaGTGCTCATGGGACAAACTATTAGAAAAAAAGCAATGTGCTCAAGAGACAATCACTTTCAAACGTGCTCAGGGACAAACAAATCTTACAAAGCAAAAAACTGTTTTTGAACATAGTAAACAAACAAGGCCCAATATTCTCATTTTCAGttttcaacaataaaaaaaaacagtaaaaaaaataccatcTCTTGAAAATTACAAGAAACTTTTATACAGATTTCCACCCTTAAAAGGAACTTCACCAGGTTTTCCAGTCAAACTAATAGATAGAATATATAAAACACACAAATTTGAGCACAATTCTACAAAACAACACCCACTTCAAAATagcaacaacacaaaaaaatctTAAGTAGTTTAGAATCTTACCAGGAAGTATATTATGGTTAAAAGCATATAAAATTGCAATAGGGATTGCCCACATGAACAGTGATGCAACGAAAAACTTCTGAATCACTCCCATTTTTCTTGCCTCAAATACctataaacaaaaaagaaagaacagaaacataaaaaaaaaacttgtttaaatttcaaaattccaACCAGATTCATCAATAGAGTTGCAAATAAACTAATAAAGATGCAAATTTTGAATCAGATGGTGCGAGAAAGTTACTGCTACCACCCCAATGTGAAGTTCGTGGCCAAATGAATAGGTATATGCAGTGATTGCGCAGTGAAACTTGCGAATTGGGAATAGACAGAGAGAGATTGAACTGAAACGAAGAAAGAGGGTTTAGGGATTGGGGGAAAGAGAAGAGTCAGCAAAACGCATCGTTCTGGATTgaggttattttatttttgatatagtacatgagatttttttaatgtttatggtAACTTTGTTATAAGAATATACAGTGTAATTAATGTATTTatccaataattaatattttagtatgtacagaataaatatttattttatataagtaaaatttataataataaatacttttaactatatggattaaattataattaaaatttggaataaataaataaataaatatttttgaacatgtgaattatattttagatttatggaAAATAGTTTATACTGTAACATAATGTTATTAAAATTCAAGGAAGaaccaaaaatattaaaaatataggtTGAAAGAGATAAGTATTTAtcttgcaagaaaaaaaaacataagtatttcagaaaaaatcctaaaaaatgCTTTCGTTAAAGAAAAGATCTCAAAACCATTTTGTCAAAGAATGACATTTAGAAATGATCTCGTTCGAGATagctatataatttatatagagagaaatGGATACtgaatattaatatatgtattttaaataattaaaggagtgtgtgcaatataaaaaaataattgttgtttgaatttttatccCTATACCCATGACAAGAAATAATTGTTTTGCTCTTTAACCACTAACTCGTATATTTTTACaaatagtgaaaaaaaaatgcaagaaatACAAAAATGAGATCCCACTTATAATTAACACAGTAGTTAGTACTTTTCTCGAGAATATTTGTTTTAGGAATAATGATTTTTAGATAATTAGAGAACCTAAATgaactttttaataattgaaatattCTTGAAGGATCTGATTAAACTTTTCAGTTTTAATAATTAAGGAACCcaatttatttttggtaaaaaataaaataaaatcaaacaatgTCCAAGAACAAAGAATAGCACGAGCGATGTAATTTTGTTGATGTAAATTTACGATCATCATATGTTAATCTAAATTTACATTTATCATAGACATTTAACTAATCCATGCATCACACTACAACTTCACTATCATTCTTCAATTTAAGGTTTACAAGTTGTGACTTGTTCTGTGTTTAGATTGTACAATAACTATGCTTGATTGTACTAACTTTTATGCTCACTCAAGTTTACCAACCAATAGTTTGATCAAGAGGGTTCCGTAAAAAATAGATAGTTCAAATGAACAGCCTAAAACTCGTTAGCATTTTTGTGTTCATAAAGTCAGTGGCAAGAAGATCAAAAAGTGCTGTGTAAATGAGGATCCCAGCAGATGCTGATTGATAGCAGAAGCCCTTCAACTAGTAGTTCCTTTGGACTGCTTTCGTGGTAGTGGTTGATATGCCAATACCAATATCAATTCCAATTGGGAAAATGAGGCAAAAGAATAGTACCATAAATCCATAATTGCAATctcataatatttaaattgtgcctgataaaaaaagaaggaaaaagtgtTAACAAAAGTGATTTTCTTgagtaaaaatagtaaaaactgATATATAATAAGTAGCAGCGAAATGCAGCCACAATCACGAAGTCCCATGCCTTCAAAATCAGATTCATCTGCTACATCAAAACCAGAGAACACCATTTGTTTTTCTGGCTTGAAGCAACAGTTTAAAAtgatcaaataatttaaaaacaagaCATTTGGGACCAAGAGATGCACCTAtagatactaaaaaaataacattctcTTACATTTGAAGgaagaaagaacaaaatgtAACTTCACATCAGATTGATCATTTAAGGTACTTATTCTTTACAGGAGAAATAATAATGGTCAAGCAATTAAATGGACTCATTCTATTTTCAGTAATTTCATTACCTAGCGCACCTACAAGTGCTGCCAATGCGAATGAGGTATACATGATTCAAGAGATTCTATGCAGCAAAGCACAGAATGAATTGCCTACATGCATGGGTTTGACAACCATCATAAATGAATAATAGATGACAAGTAATTTTGCAGTCTCCAACAAAAATGTCAACAAATCGATGTTTGAAGATGCAAGGTGAAAGATAATAGCTATACCTGGAAGAGGCTCTACGGGACTTCGAGAATGGTAAATTGTATCATCAACACGTGCTTCTTTGGTTGACTGCATGCCATTTACAGCATAACCAACTTGTCCTGTAAGCGACATTCCGGTATACAAGTTCAGGATGCATGATGCAAATATCTAAAGCTTCATATGACTGACCAATTAGCTGCAGAAGAATTCTTATTCCCCTTGTGCAGGACACCATCAACAACAGCAACATGGCATATTACCCCTTTCTATTATTAGTATGAATCAAGTAAAAGCATGCTTAGAGGAGAATCACTCCTTCCACTATAGGAGCTGGTACATGCTCTATGACTGCCAGAAGGACTAGCTCAAGACCCTCCAAATTGCAAGGAAAAAGTTATGATAAGGTTGAAGACCAAATTGCTAGCTCAAAATTACCAACTGAATGAGATTCTAGCTTCATCCAATTATCACCAACTACCAATAGCTCATACAAATCGAACTGCCCTCCGgctgaatataaatatttaggTGGCTTGGTCAAATGCTACCATGTTAATGCTGTAGTTTGGGATATAGTGAAGTAGTTATTTATTGCATGAGTTGTAATAAAGGCTTAAATATCCATGCTTGGGTAAGCTGAGGATATTGGTAGTTTAAAGAGCTTCCAAGAAAATTAACGGAGGATAAATAAACTTGAAAAATGTATAgatgattttaataaaaaaatatctcggaagactttgattttaattagcATTACTATAAATAATTCAATCGCAATTCAAAGAAATACACATGTTAACTCAAAGGAAAAATCCACCAAAATCAGGTGGCAATAGTTATATTATGATGCTACATTATAACCCCGGAGGTAGAAATACCAGTAGCATGTCCTCTAGATGGTGGTAAGACAGTTTGCAATTTTTTAATCATCTGGTCAAGCTCCTTCAACTTGTCCATGTCACTTGCCTGCAACAAAAACCTCTCCAACATCAGAAATGATGCATTGCTCATATGTCTTCCTCTCTCCAACATTTGTTTGGAGCACTCAAAAGCATCATGCACCAAGCCCCTTGCGCACAATCCAGTGACCAAAAGATCTAAAGCATGAGCATGGGGACAATATCCTTTCTCCACCAGGTACTTCCATAAACATACACTTAAATCAAGTCGATAATTTTGACAGAAATACTTCATCAACATCACAACTGTCCTTGTTTTCGGAACAAAATTACTCTGAGTCATCTTCTGGTAAAGCTTACTCACACCTTCAATCCCTCTTGACCTCATCAATCCCAAGAACATTGTATGGTAAGTTACACTATCAAGCTCAATGCATTTCTCAACCATCTCATCCATCAAGGAAGAAGCAGATTCAATATCTCTAGTTCTAACCAAAGCAGTAATCAAAGCATTATAAGCACCGGCATCGGCAACCATGTTTCTTGAAGGGATCTCCTTAAACAATTGCCATGCCTTGTCCTTATTTCGAACCAACCCTGCTCCATGAATCAAAGTAGTTATAGTTTCAATGGTAGGGACAACATTCCTCCTCTCCATCTCCTCCAAAAGTCTCAAAGCATCACCAAAACAACCCTTCTTACAGTAAGCATCAATCCTAATATTAAAGGTCACACCATCGGGACTAAAACCGCGTCGGACCATTTCATGATAGAAAAGCTCAACAGAAGTAACATTACCTGATTCCTTGAACCCCAAGAGCAGAATATTCATGGACTTAGTATTGGGACTAAACCGTGGCACCAGCTTCGCGAACACAGACCTGGCCTCCTTCATCTGCCTCTGTGTGCAAAATGCTTTGAGAAGCACATTGAATTCATCAGTGCCAAACTCCCTGCCAACAAACACCTCATCCTCCATCCTTCTAAACCCATCAAGGGTGTCTTCAAAGGACTGGAATTTGGCGATTTTGGAGAGCACAATGCTCATTGATTTAAGGGTGAGCAAAGAAGGGTGGGTTCTTGCAATATCTCGCAACAGGACCCATGCTTTGTCAAAATAACGCATCCTTGTGAGGATGTGGAGGGTCATGTTGAGTGAAGCAGGACTTAGGGGGAAGTGGGAATGGACGAGGGAGTAGTTGAAGAACTCCAAGGCCTTGAGGCCATTGGAATGTGAAGCAAACAAGCGGCCAAGAATGTTTTCCACAAGGGAAGTGGAGAAGGTGGAAGGAGGGAGGAGGTGCAGGAGTGTGGGTTGAAGGGGTTGCAATGGAAAAGGGTGGTCATTGATGGTTCTGGTGAGTGTGTCAACATCAACTGTGGCTTGTGAACATGATTCAGGAGTATCAATAggattcagaaaaaaaataggtGACTTCTTTCCATCGCTACAATCGTCACCATTTATGCTGTGCTTATAGAACATTGTTCTTGTCTGGGATTTAACCTTGATTCCCATTTCTCTCTCCACCTAAGACATTTTAAACTTCACCAACTAAGCAACacaagacaaataaaaaaagaaatactatAACAATGTTTTCGGAGAAGCTAAAGGAAAGAGCTTATGCATGAGCGAAGGAGAACcttaattcattttttccttctcatttttcttctcctataagtgTTTATCAAGAAGTTTAGCTTCTCCAAAAGCTAAtttaaacaatttgaatatcccaccaaaattttaaatttcttttcatcttttcaACCAACCCGTTGTCTCCTTCTACCTCATAGTTAACCCAACACTACACTCTTTTTTCAACAAGAAGCAATTTTGGACAATACCCATTTCATCTAACGTGCAAAAACCATACCCagatgaaaaaatgaaaattttaagcaAGAGTACCTGCAATTTATTAAGAATTTTGAGCTAATTTGAGCTTACAGGAGAACCTTAATTCAATTTTCCTTCTTACTAGTGTTTATTAAGAATTTTGGCTTCTCCAAAagctaatttcaattttttttttcatattttcaacCATCCCGTTGTCTCATACTACCTCACAGTTAACCCAACACTACACTTTTTTTCAACAAGCAAT encodes the following:
- the LOC114400212 gene encoding pentatricopeptide repeat-containing protein At3g61360, whose protein sequence is MASKSMKQSKYLHLFCNFNFNSNPLTHQRFSRLDSTREKSTIGLRQLVRSFSTTEHVNLDKLQVEREMGIKVKSQTRTMFYKHSINGDDCSDGKKSPIFFLNPIDTPESCSQATVDVDTLTRTINDHPFPLQPLQPTLLHLLPPSTFSTSLVENILGRLFASHSNGLKALEFFNYSLVHSHFPLSPASLNMTLHILTRMRYFDKAWVLLRDIARTHPSLLTLKSMSIVLSKIAKFQSFEDTLDGFRRMEDEVFVGREFGTDEFNVLLKAFCTQRQMKEARSVFAKLVPRFSPNTKSMNILLLGFKESGNVTSVELFYHEMVRRGFSPDGVTFNIRIDAYCKKGCFGDALRLLEEMERRNVVPTIETITTLIHGAGLVRNKDKAWQLFKEIPSRNMVADAGAYNALITALVRTRDIESASSLMDEMVEKCIELDSVTYHTMFLGLMRSRGIEGVSKLYQKMTQSNFVPKTRTVVMLMKYFCQNYRLDLSVCLWKYLVEKGYCPHAHALDLLVTGLCARGLVHDAFECSKQMLERGRHMSNASFLMLERFLLQASDMDKLKELDQMIKKLQTVLPPSRGHATGQVGYAVNGMQSTKEARVDDTIYHSRSPVEPLPGTI
- the LOC114398347 gene encoding uncharacterized protein LOC114398347 is translated as MGVIQKFFVASLFMWAIPIAILYAFNHNILPGTSNLSPYSMTLVSGFLAVISVNVVIAFYIYLAMREPAADKHEPDPKFLAEAKASINQSTGDAQQSQTLKKEQ
- the LOC114400372 gene encoding RING-H2 finger protein ATL56-like; its protein translation is TCLVLKVLTMTVIITVVLIFVGFVFLVLLHVCFSERARRGSMVERRANGGRSMSIDDLEKLPCYDYVDNSKGNNTSSPVDCAVCLENLITGDKCRFLPVCKHSFHAQCVDAWLLKTPICPTCRCNAHSHSGNQVVGNNNDYSVAPNSGSRESQSQQHDNMVLVQLRESQENVPSRNVDRENPTLGSHNLVREE